Proteins from one Catenuloplanes atrovinosus genomic window:
- a CDS encoding S8 family serine peptidase encodes MSVFTGRVTRRLTGVAASALALALVGLGAPWPAAAAVAVDEYVLYYTVTSAQQGQPENLDEISQRLLGDPERSDELFNLNSGREQPDGGALSDPAKLTPGWYIVLPWDAVGPGVQYGVLPSSAPETGGSAPKPGTTAGPGENPGGSPADPGTGGTNPGGGTNPGGGTNPGGGTNPGGGTAPASPNAVPPAAQRPSGLKPAEESGKCVAATAASSPSNWATVRLAPEQAWPTSRGLGQMVAVVDSGVDGSKVHFTDRMLLGGNPVTGEGRGDTDCLGTGTAMAGLIAAQPQEGDTFAGVAPDALIMPVRVVTDKTEAEEKHQVTAIQVAISAGATVIALGSYVDTSAEPVAKVIEEALSHDIVVVAGAPTGSGTPLHKDVISVGGIGMDGKTVEEYAADSVDVVAPGANITSLGAGPKNKTFVGSGTQYAVALVAGEAALVRSAHPGLSAAQVANRVAVTADKMGDAQPDARYGYGMINPEVAVTKVLPEEAVPISEQRRAVGDTAGGDGVRIAFVLTVLAGLALSTLLVFRVMRGVNRARAEDGGPGTPGDDGSQAKPAV; translated from the coding sequence ATGAGCGTCTTCACGGGTAGGGTGACGCGCCGGCTGACCGGCGTGGCCGCGTCCGCGCTGGCCCTCGCGCTGGTCGGTCTGGGCGCGCCGTGGCCGGCCGCCGCGGCCGTCGCGGTCGACGAGTACGTGCTGTACTACACGGTCACGTCCGCGCAGCAGGGACAGCCGGAGAACCTCGACGAGATCTCCCAGCGGCTGCTGGGCGACCCGGAGCGCTCCGACGAGCTGTTCAACCTCAACTCGGGCCGCGAGCAGCCGGACGGCGGCGCGCTGAGCGACCCGGCCAAGCTGACCCCGGGGTGGTACATCGTGCTGCCCTGGGACGCGGTCGGCCCGGGCGTGCAGTACGGCGTGCTGCCGTCCTCCGCGCCCGAGACCGGCGGGTCCGCCCCGAAGCCGGGCACCACCGCCGGCCCCGGCGAGAACCCGGGCGGTAGCCCGGCCGACCCCGGCACCGGCGGGACGAATCCGGGCGGCGGCACCAACCCCGGCGGCGGCACCAACCCCGGCGGCGGCACCAACCCCGGCGGCGGCACCGCGCCGGCGTCCCCGAACGCGGTGCCGCCCGCGGCCCAGCGGCCGTCCGGCCTGAAGCCGGCGGAGGAGTCGGGCAAGTGCGTGGCCGCGACCGCGGCCAGCTCGCCGTCGAACTGGGCGACCGTGCGGCTCGCGCCGGAGCAGGCCTGGCCGACCAGCCGGGGCCTCGGCCAGATGGTCGCGGTCGTGGACTCCGGAGTGGACGGTTCCAAGGTGCACTTCACCGACCGGATGCTGCTCGGCGGCAACCCGGTGACCGGTGAGGGCCGCGGCGACACCGACTGCCTCGGCACCGGCACCGCGATGGCCGGCCTGATCGCGGCGCAGCCGCAGGAGGGCGACACGTTCGCCGGCGTGGCGCCGGACGCGCTGATCATGCCGGTCCGCGTGGTCACCGACAAGACCGAGGCCGAGGAGAAGCACCAGGTCACCGCGATCCAGGTGGCGATCTCCGCGGGTGCGACCGTGATCGCGCTCGGGTCCTACGTGGACACCTCGGCCGAGCCGGTGGCGAAGGTCATCGAGGAGGCGCTGTCCCACGACATCGTGGTGGTGGCCGGCGCGCCGACCGGGTCCGGCACCCCGCTGCACAAGGACGTGATCAGCGTCGGCGGCATCGGCATGGACGGCAAGACCGTGGAGGAGTACGCCGCGGACTCCGTCGACGTGGTGGCCCCCGGTGCGAACATCACCAGCCTCGGCGCCGGCCCGAAGAACAAGACCTTCGTCGGCAGCGGTACGCAGTACGCGGTCGCGCTGGTGGCCGGCGAGGCCGCGCTGGTGCGGTCCGCGCACCCGGGCCTGTCCGCCGCGCAGGTGGCCAACCGGGTCGCGGTGACCGCGGACAAGATGGGCGACGCCCAGCCGGACGCCCGGTACGGCTACGGCATGATCAACCCGGAGGTGGCGGTCACCAAGGTGCTGCCCGAGGAGGCCGTGCCGATCTCCGAGCAGCGCCGGGCCGTGGGCGACACGGCCGGCGGCGACGGCGTGCGGATCGCGTTCGTCCTCACCGTGCTGGCCGGGCTCGCGCTCAGCACGCTGCTGGTCTTCCGCGTGATGCGCGGCGTGAACCGCGCTCGGGCGGAGGACGGCGGCCCGGGCACGCCCGGGGACGACGGCTCCCAGGCGAAACCGGCGGTGTGA